In a genomic window of Sphingomonas lutea:
- a CDS encoding MotA/TolQ/ExbB proton channel family protein, translating to MQAHGGENPYGLIPALQQGGIIAWSVFVILVGMSVISFYILFTKLMQQQKIINQGRKVRSSFWNSPNLREAATKLEAKSAYRAIVDDALVAQEQHGKLTDPIDQHDWMTNSLARSQGAIGARLGEGLAFLATVGSTAPFIGLFGTVVGIYRALIKIGSAGQASIDAVAGPVGEALIMTALGLVVAVPAVLAYNWLIRRNKSIMEDLAAFTNDLHGYLMSNGAVKPNLGGTTGPAVRNTAQTRTGAAPTQPGSEPVRPGLTPTGAQATPTTAK from the coding sequence ATGCAAGCTCATGGCGGAGAAAACCCATACGGCCTGATCCCGGCACTTCAGCAGGGCGGTATCATCGCGTGGTCGGTGTTCGTCATCCTCGTCGGAATGTCGGTCATCTCCTTCTACATTCTCTTCACCAAGCTGATGCAGCAGCAGAAGATCATCAATCAGGGTCGGAAGGTCCGCTCCAGTTTCTGGAACTCGCCGAACCTTCGTGAAGCGGCGACCAAGCTCGAGGCGAAGAGCGCCTATCGCGCCATCGTGGATGACGCGCTCGTCGCGCAGGAACAGCACGGCAAGCTGACCGACCCGATCGACCAGCATGACTGGATGACCAATAGCCTGGCACGCAGCCAGGGCGCGATCGGCGCCCGGCTCGGCGAAGGTCTTGCCTTCCTTGCCACCGTCGGTTCGACGGCGCCGTTCATCGGCCTGTTCGGTACCGTCGTCGGCATCTACCGCGCGTTGATCAAGATCGGCTCGGCCGGTCAGGCGTCGATCGACGCCGTCGCCGGTCCGGTCGGTGAAGCTCTCATCATGACCGCGCTCGGCCTGGTCGTCGCGGTTCCGGCGGTGTTGGCCTACAACTGGCTGATCCGTCGCAACAAGTCGATCATGGAAGATCTGGCGGCGTTCACGAACGACCTTCACGGCTATCTGATGTCGAACGGTGCGGTGAAGCCGAACCTCGGCGGGACCACCGGTCCGGCGGTGCGCAACACGGCGCAGACCCGCACGGGTGCAGCGCCGACGCAGCCGGGCAGCGAGCCGGTTCGCCCCGGCCTGACGCCGACGGGTGCCCAGGCGACGCCGACGACCGCGAAGTAA
- a CDS encoding ExbD/TolR family protein: protein MGMSVGPADGDDDVAISDINVIPLADTMLVMLIIFLVTVPVIIQTVPVKLPNVRFEATTTKPENVSLTVRNGPGGSCEVYWNMTKVSQKELLDRAVNKLETLVKDVGGVENVTEENMPEAHIRGDVDTRYKCIGAAIITMQQAGFQRVGFISEPPPLAGVRS, encoded by the coding sequence ATGGGAATGAGTGTAGGCCCCGCAGACGGTGACGACGACGTCGCCATCTCCGACATCAACGTCATCCCGCTCGCCGATACCATGTTGGTGATGCTGATCATCTTCCTGGTCACCGTTCCGGTCATCATCCAGACGGTGCCGGTGAAGCTGCCCAACGTGCGCTTCGAAGCGACCACGACCAAGCCGGAAAACGTCTCACTGACGGTCCGAAACGGGCCGGGCGGGTCCTGCGAGGTGTATTGGAACATGACCAAGGTCTCGCAGAAAGAGCTGCTCGACCGTGCGGTGAACAAGCTCGAGACGCTGGTCAAAGATGTTGGCGGCGTCGAGAACGTCACAGAAGAGAACATGCCCGAAGCGCACATCCGCGGCGACGTCGATACGCGGTACAAGTGCATCGGCGCGGCGATCATCACGATGCAGCAGGCGGGCTTCCAGCGCGTCGGCTTCATTTCCGAGCCCCCGCCGTTGGCCGGTGTGCGGTCT